TCtgctgttctattctattctttgtaTGCATATattctgttttggttttgtaattattatttgcatgggggaagttttattttgacaaggTGCATCTTATTTTGTGACCTGACTTCCTTTTTGGCTTTTTCCTGTTTCCCCCCTCAGTCAGATCGAGGCCCTCTTGTGGAGAGTTAAGGTCATGCGCGAAATGGCTAATCTTAGTGTTTCAAAACCCCTGCCTTCTATAATTTAACTCAACATTAAACCATAAATTATTATTCTGcaaatttttttaaccaatatttatgattttatcatcattttccttcatttattttggtctCAGCTACATTGTGTGACAATATAGCCAATATAGCTGTGGGGTGGTGGCCTGTGACAGGGAATGAGAGATTTTAATGAACACCCCAGTCAGCTCACTGGCATGGACTTTTGGTTCCTTCCCCAGTACCTCGCCTGGGCCAGCAACCCTTCTGGTATTGAcatctcacttcctgttcctgaagCCTCAGTTGGGTACCACAGGACAGCGGTAAATACTGTGTGACCATATTTGGCCTTACAGCCTTAAAGCGGGCAAAGAAATGGTTCCGTTTATCTGCCTGTGAGACGCCGCCATGGCCTGTTTATTGTCACTGTAGTTAAACATTTGTTGTAATACCACACTTTTCTAGGTTTATTTCTAGTGAAGTGCTCCTCAATTTTCCATTTGTAGGCCTCCTTGGCCTCTTTTATGCCTAACTTTGTTTATATTGTCCACACAGTTCTTCATTTATGAGAGTGCAGTGTACATGTGTACTTTTGTACTCATATTGTGGTTGTAATGTTCAAAGAATTCCCAAGGTGTGCTTAAAAAACAGTGCTGTAACTAAGGGAGATTATCCTCATTTGTGGCTTTGGTCGCCTCCACAGAGATTTTACCTGAGGCTCTGGTTCTGTCTTGCTGGTGTAGCGTGCGGTCCACCAGCTGAATTGCAGTGTCGGGGATTCATGACTGAAGTCATGTCTCTGATGAAGATAATGCTGCAGTTATATACATAGTTGTTGGTGGTGAGTTATCATTCTAGTTCATCCACATTGTGGGTGATGGATCTGGTTTTAATCAGGAAGATTCTCAGGAGCAGTGGGCTATCCTGATGTTTTGTCAGCCTACCATCCAGACCCGACCTGGTcctacttcctctctctccaccaTCTTTGTATCACACTGGACATTCTCACCATCCATGGAGATCCATATTCTCCTCAGCTCTAAGGTTCCCATTAAATTTCTCTTTGAGACTgggaatgatttaaaaaaaatcagcaattgTTGTTTGGTTCTACATTTGACAGAATTCTTTTTGGTCACTTTTTGAAACTTGTGAATCCATTAGCATAACTTTTTTATGTGGTTTAAGACTCAAAAGTTTTACCTCTCAAAGCTTTTCATCATGTGGCTTCAACTCAAAAAATGTATGACACACAAATATACTCTTTGTTCTCCAGCCAGTACAGAGTTGGATGGACAAATAATGGGATATGGGGCCTACTCTTACAGGTCTATGCAGATGAAGGACCTAATGCTAACAACAGATGATAATGTTGTCAAGCAATGCACCAGAATagagtgtaattgcacatctgCTCCAGCAGGTGGCAGAGGCGATTTCACAGCTGCATGTAATGGTTCTGCAATTAATAGAGCGTACACAgatgcaaaatgttttcttctctgtAGGGGGGActtaacagaaaacagaaaacaattgagAAGCCCTGCACTAGACTAAACCCAGGCAGCTTGGCATATAAGCTAATGTTGCAAAGCTAAGCTAATACTGAACACCTGAAACAAGTTtgttaagaagaagaagaagtatactttatttatcccgcaAGGGAAATTACATCATCACTAAGGTTGGTATAGTATACAGtccccctgaacacaacacacaagggggccagtaagcatgcagttagtacatacaggtacacatcaaactacacgcgtcaggaggcagagtgacgggcagcggcttctgtaACGTGCCCCAaggcagcttgtaggggggacggcgccttgctcaagggccctCGGCAGTGGCCGAACATCCAACTCACACTCAGTTGGATTTTCTGGCAAGAGTGGGATTCGAATCCCCGATGGTGGGGCgttcctgtcttcaagacgattactctaccgctgagccatgGTTTAACATCATGAAGTAGACCCAGTATAAACGCACTACACAAACAATAGAGTAAAGGTTTATATTTATTAactttgatatttttatctcacaacaaaaataattgcatttctgaaacagaaaacaaaagtatttttctaaaaaaaaagatagttgAAACAGATCCCAAATCACTACTTGCACACCTACATCCAACAACACAATCACAtattaacaaacaaatgttaCAGAAATTAGTCGCCACATGTTCTCTCATATAAATTGGTCATAATGATTAATATTCTAAAATACTAAGATGCtatttgtgaatatttaataaaagaGCATTTTAAACCAAGGTGGCGTCCTTGTCTGTGAAACAGTAAGTAGTCTTTAAGCTCGTCTTTCACCTTTGTTTCTTCCTGTAGTGAACTGGTTTCTTAACACGACTATCCTAGTAATGGTAACACAACCGCTTGTAATCATTAACAGTGTTTTAGCTCAGAATTTGACCTCGTAGGCCAGCAGATAGCCGTCATTGTACATGTAGAGCTGCTTGTTGGTGGGGTTGTAGCTGAGACTGGCCACACCTTTAGCCACCTTCTCCAGTGGCAGTGCTAGTGTGTTGTCTTCCCTGCCTGTTGATGTGTCAAAGGCGTAGAACACCTCTTCACGATTTTCATCCACGTAACGCGTGGCATACATCACGCCACACACCATGAAAGCATTGCTCACCGCCTTCTTGAACAACCTAGTCTCCCACGTTTGTGAGACATTGAGCGTTTTAGCATCACTGTCCCATTCTAGCCGGCTCACCACTAGGTTTCCGTGGTTACCAACAGTAGCATAGAGGGCCCAAAGTCCTGTCTCATCTGCCTCCATGTCAATATCACTATTGGCACGGCAGTCATAGTAACAATAGGGGAACTTGTTGTTGAACCCCACTCCGGACCCTGGGAGAGTGACCCGTTCGATGGCGTTACTCTTCAGGTCGTAGCGGCAGACGTCCGCCGAGCGGTAGCAGTGGTAGTACAGCGCTTCACCATATAGAACAGCATTAGGACCCTCATTGCTGTTCTTATGACTATGGGATGGAGCAAAGGTGAAGTCCTTGTGGTTAACTGAGGCCATGAAGTCTTCATAATGTTGGTACACACGCAAAGTGTTGCCCCAGATGTGGTTGTGGACAAGAGGCTGAACCCAGTAGctgttcttcatctcctcttcatttATCTGCGCCTGTTTGCCCCATGACCCAGAGATGAAGTTCTTACCGTGGGGACTGATCTTACTGATGATGGGATCACTAATTTTGGTGATGAGGCCCTTGAGACAGTACTGGTCACGACCTGGAAACAAAGACAGTTGAAAGAACCTGAATATCAGGGATGTACCCTACAGTCCCCAGTAGAACCCTGGATGGAGGACTTGTATTGGAACACAGAAGACAGGATCATGAAAATTGAAACTTAGATATAACAGATGTACATACAGAATACACACACCAGGATAGCTCCACTCTGATCAAtgtgttgcattaaaaaaaccctGATTTGTAGCTAAATATTCAAACTTTCATATCTAACACTTGAAagtaatttttatttacttctccAGTTTTGATCCATTAATccttgtatctatctatctatctatctatctatctatctatctatctatctatctatctatctatctatctatctatctatctatctatctatctatctatctatctatctatctatccatccagcTATCTGTTTTGATGGTACTGTACGTATCACCAGTCATAGCCTGACACACATGACCTACGAAGCTGTACCACGTTTAAAGTTTGATGTTTGCTGTTTCTATTTAAACACTGTGAATGCACTGAAATATCTACATGTGATGGCATCCATTAATGTTAACATGGTCTTGGAAATGTTTCAGGGGCGGCTGTGGCCTGGCGTCGTTTATTAAACATTACTGAATAATTTACGAAAGATGAAAATTAACATATGGCTACCACTGACTTATGCATTAGCTTCAGGTCTTAGATAATGTTAAGGTTCCGGCAGACATTTTAGACTTTAGCTTCTGTTTGTCATGAAGTGTTGATTATAATTTGACTGTTGACTGCAGAGGCACAGCACACACCAAGGGCCAAAATTCTGAAGGTGCTACAATATGGATGCAGAACATATAATCATTCCAAGAaaaagaatcaatcaatcaatcaatcaatcaatcaatcaatcaatccaaaAGACTTCTGAAGTTTAGTATATTTATCAGTTTGTatcctgttttctttcattcatttaaaaaaaatatttttgggtgAAACACCGCCATCTGCTGGTGGTTCATGTTTCTACATTCTGTATACTGGGCAGGGGGAAGATCCTCATAGATCACCAGCACTTTAAGAGGAAATTTATTTCCAAGAAACTTCACTCTGACTTTCTGATGAGGACTTGCGCTGTCATGACACTTAAAttgttttacaattttacatgttcaaatattttttttcatttaacaattaaacaattaaaaaatattatgatTTTCCTAATGTTATTTACACCACAACTGGcctttcaataatttatttccaAATGCAAACTGTGGCCTGTGGATGAGCAACAAGGTTTCTTTTTCTGGCAAATTTAAGGCATATAGGTATGACTGACAGTTGTTGTAACGAATGAGTGAGGGCAGTTTTACTCAGGTGTTCAGTACATACCTCTGAAGTCTTTGGGGATTGATTTGCAGGACTCGGCGCTGTTCTTCAGGTAGCGTAGTTTCTCTTTAACTGTCTTCATGTTGATGGTGTTTGACATCTGCATCTTGTCTACATCTCTACGCAATTTAaccacctaacacacacacacacacacacacacacacacacacacacacacacacacacacacacacacacacacacacacacacacacacacacacacacacacatagtttttAGTTACAAGGTAACCAAGACAATTTAAATATACATGTTGCGTTACCTGTTTTTTCTGCCTGTCCAGTATGATGGGAAGGCAAAAATACTGGCAATACTTGTCAAAAGTGTCTATTTTGCAATATAATGTGATGTGATAAAACAATTTACTGCAATACCCAACTGTAAAACCCATTAAATGCAACTTCAAAAATTTCAAATAGCTGACCTCCTGTTACTTTGTGTTATTAATGTGTAATGGCTTAATTCCAGTGATGAGATCTTATTTTGTTGTTAGTATAAACTCAATAAgggtaaatgtgttttaatctgCTCTATTAGATTCTTATTTTTTCTACTGACTGGTGACGTTTGCCCTCATGTTAGTCTTGCAGGCTGTTGCTCAACCTTTTCTGGAGACATTTCTACGCGTTCTGCTCTACCTCTTTGGAGAGCTTCTGTGTTTGTTCGTTGTTCAGCTGGCTGTGGACGGCAGTGATGTCAGTT
This region of Antennarius striatus isolate MH-2024 chromosome 4, ASM4005453v1, whole genome shotgun sequence genomic DNA includes:
- the LOC137593736 gene encoding olfactomedin-like, which codes for MLLLLLLLLAPGHSQAQRVLGLRRNGSCVCPVDFSRWSFPALKYEAVLQQIQTCEVSLDALQEQVELSNQDLPRFQDVVQNITARLEPYQYLHHQGLYTALSLRLLGKELSQLETDITAVHSQLNNEQTQKLSKEVVKLRRDVDKMQMSNTINMKTVKEKLRYLKNSAESCKSIPKDFRGRDQYCLKGLITKISDPIISKISPHGKNFISGSWGKQAQINEEEMKNSYWVQPLVHNHIWGNTLRVYQHYEDFMASVNHKDFTFAPSHSHKNSNEGPNAVLYGEALYYHCYRSADVCRYDLKSNAIERVTLPGSGVGFNNKFPYCYYDCRANSDIDMEADETGLWALYATVGNHGNLVVSRLEWDSDAKTLNVSQTWETRLFKKAVSNAFMVCGVMYATRYVDENREEVFYAFDTSTGREDNTLALPLEKVAKGVASLSYNPTNKQLYMYNDGYLLAYEVKF